In a single window of the Massilia oculi genome:
- a CDS encoding sensor histidine kinase has translation MGSGMALDLRLHEGVETVLEQAIDELRGAYPQARVDSTIAPGLQLRCDPQRLAQMLSNLVRNALTHGDPMRPVEVRAGIADGLFVLAVSNHGPHLDAAALKQLFKPYWRAVSRVGDDGLGLGLYIVDQIARAHGGAIGVQSSQERTTFRFSMPAA, from the coding sequence ATGGGTTCCGGCATGGCGCTCGACCTGCGGCTGCATGAAGGCGTCGAGACCGTGCTGGAACAGGCCATCGACGAGCTGCGCGGCGCCTATCCGCAGGCGCGCGTGGACAGCACGATCGCGCCAGGCCTGCAGCTGCGCTGCGACCCGCAACGCCTGGCGCAGATGCTGTCGAACCTGGTCAGGAACGCACTGACGCACGGCGATCCGATGCGGCCGGTCGAGGTGCGGGCCGGGATCGCCGACGGCCTGTTCGTGCTGGCGGTGAGCAACCACGGGCCGCACCTGGACGCGGCGGCGCTCAAGCAGCTGTTCAAGCCCTACTGGCGCGCGGTATCGCGCGTCGGCGACGACGGGCTGGGACTGGGGCTCTACATCGTGGACCAGATCGCACGCGCGCACGGCGGCGCGATCGGCGTGCAGTCGAGCCAGGAGCGCACCACCTTCAGGTTCAGCATGCCAGCCGCATGA
- a CDS encoding tubulin-like doman-containing protein has product MAEFPNPSTVNARPAELKVDLRPTLFIGAGGTGMEVMMRIRRRILSAVWNRRHPTRVESIADFPVARFLHFDLDSNAVIDEGKSQRTDPWYELVRLSDEERLVEALDLPQYHESDDSLARFPLIESWMPLRPKKLRSLGIDPSNGAGQIRALARLYLFDKYPKLRGRIKGALNYLSSNAGIERKENYQRLGLQVDTSKFRIVVIASAAGGTGAGSVLDLGWLSKAIARQEVSDSQVDLVLLMPSGFAKANKERTEANAYATLMELETAMRDMNANITWLDPDSIAGRGAPYDDVYFVDTANLANKATLDVKDVYQMVADTLFEDFASADFANRKRSVAVNQQQHKLGPYNPRVPEARFGDMRLSYSKVYSSFGQSVLDTQQSLHEDIRAYELAALMVKAFFGLAGTDGVSGKNAGNNAGNNAGNNAARRAGDAERDAFMREQMEMAERPFDEFPDLRKGSVDVTPFTEYALTTALLQDRDGRSLLERVESRVQLEMDRIMASYDIKLWREKVSELLPQLERDAIREAGATAETSEDRIKRHTGELSNRLKGRVRERLYALLDDRRQGGLEFVLSLLEQVKSRLAQRDLAHAERNGRRYRDIRDALRTRQVEESLNNLGQAAGRLFGKEPQAREVMGHLKRDLADYLRFHLLAVAAGQAIEVMRSLSGWLGDPQSTDEQGHAQWSGIAGEFQEGRRAVQAMLGAVDQRILQLRADARQEHATTIKLGYDTAPAPAPVRLSGDTSIWSEEVLLEFGGSARLFPQLGDERLRAELLLKLFRRAQLQLSSQDLEQQEPADPLLERLSSLSPQERQRIFAEWIRSAMPWVNARFSAEFTPNADQFKCFIGVGDPIAWRRMEAEIRAAVPTGYFHGELVSIVNTGVSGRAVCYIELSGYPMTVLRGLPTWRASYQIENPKIPTHLHFDATRFRHPISPSMDELGRLADDYEWYLQAIALGVIRRKPELGDREAAFQPRGQYLFEVEAGSGEWLQVGNEFAVRSNGLPPYYREGIIAAVQARLTHVGPQRLMLLAALMRYYQLRVYEPRLEVDETGAQLPSPSLPNITARRLYDGWFRRAQALDPALGQARIDALLGHVERWTEAVPGSSQDAYSWEVERAVDKRVILPALLADEEAAAQALAQRPVAPPPLPATSPRFKLFFGGAQRGPFTVDEIAELATRGEIDHATRAWDMRWHPKIGKWSTVGELPELAIALGRTRDEGIPDPDDGVPDPD; this is encoded by the coding sequence ATGGCAGAATTCCCGAACCCATCGACCGTCAATGCCCGTCCGGCCGAGCTGAAGGTCGACCTGCGGCCGACCCTGTTCATCGGCGCCGGCGGCACCGGCATGGAAGTCATGATGCGCATCCGGCGCCGCATCCTGTCGGCGGTCTGGAACCGGCGCCATCCGACCCGGGTCGAATCGATCGCCGATTTCCCGGTGGCGCGCTTCCTGCACTTCGACCTCGACAGCAATGCCGTCATCGACGAGGGCAAGTCGCAGCGCACCGATCCCTGGTACGAGCTGGTGCGCCTCTCCGACGAGGAACGCCTGGTCGAGGCGCTCGACCTGCCGCAATACCATGAGTCCGACGACAGCCTGGCGCGCTTCCCGCTGATCGAGAGCTGGATGCCGCTGCGGCCCAAGAAGCTGCGCTCGCTCGGCATCGACCCATCGAACGGCGCGGGCCAGATCCGCGCGCTGGCGCGGCTCTACCTGTTCGACAAGTATCCGAAGCTGCGCGGCCGCATCAAGGGTGCGCTGAACTACCTGAGCAGCAACGCCGGCATCGAGCGCAAGGAGAATTACCAGCGCCTCGGGCTGCAGGTCGATACCTCGAAATTCAGGATCGTGGTCATCGCCTCCGCCGCCGGCGGCACCGGCGCCGGCAGCGTGCTCGACCTGGGCTGGCTGTCGAAGGCGATCGCGCGCCAGGAAGTGTCCGACAGCCAGGTCGACCTGGTGCTGCTGATGCCGTCCGGTTTCGCCAAGGCCAACAAGGAGCGCACCGAGGCCAATGCCTACGCCACCCTGATGGAACTCGAGACGGCGATGCGCGACATGAACGCCAATATCACGTGGCTGGACCCGGACAGCATCGCGGGCCGCGGCGCGCCCTACGACGACGTGTATTTCGTCGACACCGCCAACCTGGCCAATAAGGCGACGCTCGACGTCAAGGACGTCTACCAGATGGTGGCCGACACGCTGTTCGAAGACTTCGCCTCGGCCGATTTCGCCAACCGCAAGCGTTCGGTCGCGGTCAACCAGCAGCAGCACAAGCTGGGACCGTACAACCCGCGCGTGCCCGAGGCGCGCTTCGGCGACATGCGGCTGTCGTACTCGAAGGTGTATTCCAGCTTCGGCCAGTCGGTGCTCGACACCCAGCAAAGCCTGCATGAAGACATCCGCGCCTATGAGCTGGCGGCGCTGATGGTGAAGGCGTTCTTCGGACTGGCCGGCACCGATGGCGTAAGCGGGAAGAATGCGGGGAACAATGCGGGGAACAATGCGGGGAACAATGCGGCGCGGCGCGCCGGCGACGCCGAGCGCGACGCCTTCATGCGCGAGCAGATGGAGATGGCCGAGCGGCCGTTCGACGAGTTCCCCGACCTGCGCAAGGGGTCGGTGGACGTGACGCCATTCACCGAGTACGCGCTGACGACCGCGCTGCTGCAGGACCGCGACGGCCGCTCGCTGCTCGAGCGCGTGGAAAGCCGGGTCCAGCTCGAGATGGACCGCATCATGGCGTCCTACGACATCAAGCTGTGGCGCGAAAAAGTGTCCGAACTGCTGCCGCAGCTCGAACGCGACGCGATCCGCGAGGCCGGCGCCACCGCCGAGACCAGCGAGGATCGCATCAAGCGCCACACCGGCGAGCTGTCGAACCGCCTGAAGGGCAGGGTGCGCGAGCGCCTGTATGCCCTGCTCGACGACCGCCGCCAGGGCGGACTGGAATTCGTGCTGTCGCTGCTGGAGCAGGTCAAGTCGCGGCTGGCGCAGCGCGACCTGGCGCACGCCGAGCGCAATGGCCGGCGCTACCGCGACATCCGCGACGCGCTGCGCACGCGCCAGGTCGAGGAATCGCTGAACAACCTGGGCCAGGCTGCCGGCCGCCTGTTCGGCAAGGAACCGCAGGCGCGCGAAGTGATGGGCCACCTCAAGCGCGACCTGGCCGACTACCTGCGCTTCCACCTGCTCGCGGTGGCGGCCGGCCAGGCGATCGAGGTGATGCGTTCCCTGTCCGGCTGGCTGGGCGATCCTCAATCGACCGACGAACAGGGCCATGCGCAGTGGAGCGGCATCGCCGGCGAGTTCCAGGAAGGACGGCGCGCCGTCCAGGCGATGCTCGGGGCGGTGGACCAGCGCATCCTGCAGCTGCGCGCCGACGCGCGCCAGGAACATGCGACCACGATCAAGCTTGGCTACGATACGGCGCCGGCGCCGGCGCCGGTGCGCTTGAGCGGCGACACCAGCATCTGGAGCGAGGAAGTGCTGCTCGAATTCGGCGGTTCGGCGCGCCTGTTTCCGCAGCTGGGCGACGAACGCCTGCGCGCCGAGCTGCTGCTCAAGCTGTTCCGCCGAGCGCAGTTGCAGCTTTCCAGCCAGGATCTGGAGCAGCAGGAACCCGCCGATCCGCTGCTCGAACGTTTATCGAGCCTGTCGCCGCAGGAGCGTCAGCGCATTTTCGCCGAGTGGATCCGCAGCGCGATGCCGTGGGTGAATGCGCGCTTCTCGGCCGAGTTCACGCCGAACGCCGACCAGTTCAAGTGCTTCATCGGCGTGGGTGACCCGATCGCGTGGCGGCGCATGGAGGCCGAGATCCGCGCCGCCGTGCCGACCGGTTACTTCCATGGCGAGCTGGTCTCGATCGTCAACACCGGGGTGAGCGGCAGGGCGGTGTGCTATATCGAGCTGTCCGGCTATCCGATGACGGTGCTGCGCGGCCTGCCGACCTGGCGCGCCTCGTACCAGATCGAGAACCCGAAGATCCCGACTCACCTGCACTTCGACGCCACGCGTTTTCGCCATCCGATTTCGCCGTCGATGGACGAGCTGGGACGGCTGGCCGACGATTACGAATGGTATTTGCAGGCGATCGCGCTGGGCGTCATCCGGCGCAAGCCGGAGCTGGGCGACCGCGAGGCGGCTTTCCAGCCGCGCGGCCAGTACCTGTTCGAGGTCGAAGCCGGTTCTGGGGAATGGCTCCAGGTCGGCAACGAGTTCGCGGTCCGTTCCAATGGCCTGCCGCCTTATTATCGCGAGGGAATCATCGCGGCCGTCCAGGCGCGCCTGACGCATGTCGGCCCGCAGCGGCTGATGCTGCTGGCGGCGCTGATGCGCTACTACCAGCTGCGCGTATACGAACCGCGGCTCGAAGTCGACGAGACGGGCGCCCAGCTGCCATCGCCATCGCTGCCGAACATTACCGCGCGCCGCCTGTACGACGGCTGGTTCCGGCGCGCGCAGGCGCTGGACCCGGCCCTGGGGCAGGCGCGCATCGACGCCCTGCTGGGCCATGTCGAGCGCTGGACCGAGGCCGTTCCCGGCTCGAGCCAGGACGCCTACAGCTGGGAAGTCGAGCGCGCGGTCGACAAGCGCGTGATCCTGCCGGCGCTGCTGGCGGACGAGGAAGCGGCGGCGCAGGCGCTGGCGCAGCGTCCCGTCGCCCCCCCGCCGCTGCCAGCGACGTCGCCGCGTTTCAAACTCTTCTTCGGCGGCGCCCAACGCGGGCCGTTCACGGTCGACGAGATCGCGGAGCTGGCCACGCGCGGCGAGATCGACCACGCCACCCGCGCCTGGGACATGCGCTGGCATCCGAAGATCGGCAAGTGGAGTACGGTGGGGGAGCTGCCGGAACTGGCAATCGCGCTTGGCCGGACGCGGGATGAGGGAATACCCGATCCCGACGACGGCGTGCCGGATCCGGACTAG
- a CDS encoding M1 family metallopeptidase produces MFRLPIGVAALCLVTSAFAAAPFDDKFRQLDELLPTPGAIRTASGAPGHAYWQQRADYTIRATLDENKRALSGAGTVTYHNNSPDTLKYLWLQLDQNIYKPGSDARQSATLPSRNAWTGATAQTGLKFDGLRSLLEQQTFPGGFDILAVKDANGRALAHTINKTMMRIDLPQPLKPGARVTFSVDWRYNINEQKVLGGRAGYEKFDDNNDLFEIAQWFPRMAAYYDVYGWQHKQFLGAGEFTLEFGDYDVRITVPADHVVASTGELQNPGEVLSAAQRERLKQARSAKKPVIIVTQAEAEAAEKARSAVGNGATKTWHFKAKNVRDFAFASSRKFIWDAQGVKSGDVDVLAMSYYPKEGNPLWEKYSTQAIIHTIEQYNKYSFDYPYPTAISVNGPVGGMEYPMISFNGPRPSKDKKTGEITYSQRTKYGLIGVIIHEVGHNYFPMIVNSDERQWTWMDEGLNTFVQYLAQQAWEENWPDSRGEPRRITDYMKSRNQVPIMTNSESLLQFGNNAYAKPAAALNVLRETVLGRELFDFAFREYAQRWKFKRPTPADFFRTMEDASGTDLDWFWRGWFYTTDAVDVSVDGITEYTVSSQDPEVEKALQRARRAEEPVSVTKQRNEGMARRVDAHPELKDFYNENDDFTVTNKDRNRYQEKMAGLEDWEKALLKEGKHLYLVDFTNVGGLVTPLVVEIELKSGKKTIERIPAEVWRYSPAKITKLFVLDEPMVGLTQDPYWETADVDVSNNSWPRKATPSRLELFKTERDPNNLMRDFNTKLKAGESSSTPPAE; encoded by the coding sequence ATGTTTCGTTTGCCTATCGGCGTGGCAGCGCTATGCCTCGTCACGTCAGCGTTCGCGGCCGCGCCCTTCGACGACAAGTTCCGCCAGCTCGACGAGCTGCTGCCGACGCCGGGCGCGATCCGCACCGCGTCCGGCGCCCCGGGCCACGCCTACTGGCAGCAGCGCGCCGACTACACGATCCGCGCCACGCTCGACGAGAACAAGCGCGCGCTTTCCGGCGCCGGTACGGTGACGTACCATAACAATTCGCCGGATACCCTCAAGTATTTGTGGCTGCAGCTGGACCAGAACATCTACAAGCCGGGTTCGGACGCGCGCCAGAGCGCCACCCTCCCCTCGCGCAATGCCTGGACCGGCGCGACCGCGCAGACCGGACTGAAGTTCGACGGCCTGCGTTCGCTGCTCGAGCAGCAAACCTTCCCCGGCGGCTTCGACATCCTGGCGGTGAAGGACGCGAACGGCCGCGCGCTGGCGCACACCATCAACAAGACCATGATGCGGATCGACCTGCCGCAGCCGCTCAAGCCGGGTGCGCGCGTGACGTTCAGCGTCGACTGGCGCTACAACATCAACGAGCAGAAGGTGCTGGGCGGCCGCGCCGGCTACGAGAAGTTCGACGACAATAACGACCTGTTCGAGATCGCCCAGTGGTTCCCGCGCATGGCCGCCTACTATGACGTCTACGGCTGGCAGCACAAGCAGTTCCTGGGCGCGGGTGAATTCACCCTGGAATTCGGCGACTACGACGTGCGCATCACGGTCCCCGCCGACCACGTGGTCGCGTCGACCGGCGAGCTGCAGAACCCGGGCGAAGTGCTCAGCGCCGCCCAGCGCGAGCGCCTCAAGCAGGCGCGCAGCGCGAAGAAGCCGGTCATCATCGTGACCCAGGCGGAAGCCGAAGCGGCCGAGAAGGCGCGCAGCGCAGTGGGCAATGGCGCCACCAAGACCTGGCACTTCAAGGCGAAGAACGTGCGCGACTTCGCGTTCGCCTCGAGCCGCAAGTTCATCTGGGACGCGCAGGGCGTCAAGAGCGGCGACGTCGACGTGCTGGCGATGTCGTACTACCCGAAAGAGGGTAATCCGCTGTGGGAGAAATACTCGACCCAGGCGATCATCCACACCATCGAGCAGTACAACAAGTACTCCTTCGACTACCCGTACCCGACCGCGATCTCGGTCAACGGCCCGGTGGGCGGCATGGAATACCCGATGATCTCGTTCAACGGCCCGCGGCCGAGCAAGGACAAGAAGACCGGCGAGATCACCTATTCGCAGCGCACCAAGTATGGCCTGATCGGCGTGATCATCCACGAGGTGGGCCACAACTACTTCCCGATGATCGTCAATTCGGACGAGCGCCAGTGGACCTGGATGGACGAGGGCCTGAACACCTTCGTGCAATACCTGGCGCAGCAGGCCTGGGAAGAGAACTGGCCGGACAGCCGCGGCGAGCCGCGCCGCATCACCGACTACATGAAGAGCCGCAACCAGGTGCCGATCATGACCAACTCGGAGTCGCTGCTGCAGTTCGGGAACAACGCCTACGCCAAGCCGGCCGCCGCGCTGAACGTGCTGCGCGAGACGGTGCTGGGCCGCGAACTGTTCGACTTCGCCTTCAGGGAATACGCCCAGCGCTGGAAATTCAAGCGCCCCACCCCGGCCGACTTCTTCCGCACCATGGAAGACGCGTCCGGCACGGACCTCGACTGGTTCTGGCGCGGCTGGTTCTATACCACCGACGCCGTCGACGTGAGCGTGGACGGCATCACCGAATACACGGTCTCGAGCCAGGATCCCGAAGTCGAGAAGGCATTGCAGCGCGCGCGCCGCGCGGAGGAACCGGTGTCGGTCACGAAACAGCGCAACGAGGGTATGGCGCGCCGCGTCGATGCGCATCCCGAGCTGAAGGACTTCTACAACGAGAACGACGACTTCACCGTCACCAACAAGGACCGCAACCGCTACCAGGAAAAGATGGCCGGCCTGGAGGACTGGGAAAAGGCGCTGCTCAAGGAAGGCAAGCACCTGTACCTGGTCGACTTCACGAATGTGGGCGGGCTGGTGACGCCGCTGGTGGTCGAGATCGAACTCAAGAGCGGCAAGAAGACCATCGAGCGCATTCCGGCCGAGGTGTGGCGCTATTCGCCGGCGAAGATCACGAAGCTGTTCGTGCTCGATGAGCCGATGGTTGGGCTGACCCAGGACCCGTATTGGGAGACGGCCGACGTCGACGTCAGCAACAACAGCTGGCCGCGCAAGGCCACGCCGTCGCGGCTAGAGCTGTTCAAGACCGAACGCGATCCGAACAACCTGATGCGCGACTTTAATACCAAGCTGAAGGCCGGCGAGAGCAGCAGCACGCCTCCGGCTGAATGA
- a CDS encoding ATP-binding protein translates to MRIVVGNLMRNAAENSYQGAIRVKLVEGRLSIQDSGAGFDTVAAARHHTQALRKSAKQGGGQGLGLFLTRRVCERFGWTLTISSNPAHGTPAEMTFT, encoded by the coding sequence GTGCGCATCGTGGTGGGCAATCTGATGCGTAACGCGGCCGAGAACAGCTACCAGGGCGCCATCCGCGTCAAACTGGTTGAGGGGCGCCTGAGCATCCAGGACAGCGGCGCAGGCTTCGACACGGTGGCCGCGGCCCGGCACCATACGCAGGCGCTCCGAAAGTCGGCCAAGCAGGGTGGCGGCCAGGGTCTGGGATTGTTCCTGACGCGCCGGGTGTGCGAGCGCTTCGGCTGGACCCTGACGATTTCATCCAACCCCGCGCACGGCACGCCCGCGGAAATGACCTTTACTTAG
- a CDS encoding M1 family metallopeptidase translates to MILKHLQAAFAAFVLSASASAAGPVFDDKFRQLEELLPTPGETRNAAGAPGHKYWQQRADYRLRVTLDENKRSLSGSGTVTYHNNSPDTLSYLWVQLDQNMFRSDSDNRNISTLPSRDAWQPRGNDGVKFDALRFTLEARKFDGGIHIASVTGSDGKPLRHTINKTMMRIDLPQPLKPGARTSFNVAWSFNIPEMNVLGRRMGFERFDDGNDIFEIAQWFPRMAAYYDAAGWQNAQYLGDGEFTLEFGDYDVQITAPADHVVASTGELQNPGDVLSPAQRDRLRQARTANKPVMIITQLEAQANEKGRATETKTWRFKAQNVRDFAFATSRKFIWDAQGIKSGKQDVMAMSYYPAEANPLWGKYSTPAVIHTIEQYNKYSFDYPYPVAISVNGPVGGMEYPMLSFNGRRPVKDAKTGEMTYSKAAKYGLISVIIHEVGHNYFPMIVNSDERQWTWMDEGMNSFLQFLAEQAWEENYPSRRGEARDIVSYMRSTNQAPIMTNAESTLQRGNNAYAKPATAFNILRETILGRELFDFAFNEYAERWKFKRPTPADFFRTMEDASGTDLDWFWRGWFYTTDAVDISVEGITEYTVSSQDPEVEKALRRERANGEPVSVMDQRNKGMARRIDAHPELKDFYNEHDEFTVTNKDRNKYQETMAGLEDWEKALLKEGKHLTLVDFANKGGLVMPLIVEIELKSGKKIVERIPAEVWRYSPKQITKLFVTDEPVVGLTQDPFWETADIDTSNNSWPRKTAPSRLELFKTERDPNNLMRDMQTPLKGAPAPKAAQ, encoded by the coding sequence ATGATTCTCAAGCACCTGCAGGCGGCCTTCGCCGCCTTTGTACTTTCCGCATCCGCCAGCGCCGCCGGTCCCGTCTTCGACGACAAGTTCCGCCAGCTGGAGGAATTGCTGCCGACGCCGGGCGAGACCCGCAACGCGGCCGGCGCGCCCGGTCACAAGTACTGGCAGCAGCGCGCCGACTACCGGCTGCGCGTGACGCTCGACGAGAACAAGCGTTCGCTATCGGGCTCCGGGACCGTGACTTACCATAACAATTCGCCGGATACCCTGTCCTACCTGTGGGTGCAGCTGGACCAGAACATGTTCCGCAGCGATTCGGACAACCGCAACATCTCGACCCTGCCGTCGCGCGACGCCTGGCAGCCGCGAGGGAACGATGGCGTCAAGTTCGATGCCCTGCGCTTCACGCTCGAGGCGCGCAAGTTCGACGGCGGCATCCACATCGCCAGCGTGACCGGCAGCGACGGCAAGCCCCTGCGCCACACGATCAACAAGACCATGATGCGGATCGACCTGCCGCAGCCGCTCAAGCCGGGCGCGCGCACTTCGTTCAATGTGGCCTGGAGCTTCAACATCCCCGAGATGAACGTGCTGGGCCGCCGCATGGGCTTCGAGCGCTTCGACGACGGCAACGACATCTTTGAGATCGCCCAGTGGTTCCCGCGCATGGCGGCCTACTACGACGCGGCCGGCTGGCAGAACGCGCAATACCTGGGCGACGGCGAGTTCACCCTCGAATTCGGCGACTACGACGTCCAGATCACGGCGCCCGCCGACCACGTGGTGGCCTCCACCGGCGAACTGCAGAACCCCGGCGACGTATTGAGCCCGGCGCAGCGCGACCGCCTCAGGCAGGCACGCACGGCGAACAAGCCGGTCATGATCATCACCCAGCTTGAGGCGCAAGCCAACGAGAAGGGCCGCGCCACCGAGACCAAGACCTGGCGCTTCAAGGCGCAGAACGTGCGCGACTTCGCCTTCGCCACCAGCCGAAAATTCATCTGGGATGCGCAGGGCATCAAGAGCGGCAAGCAGGACGTGATGGCAATGTCCTACTACCCGGCCGAGGCCAATCCGCTGTGGGGAAAGTACTCGACCCCGGCCGTGATCCACACCATCGAGCAGTACAACAAGTATTCGTTCGACTACCCGTATCCGGTCGCGATCTCGGTCAACGGCCCGGTGGGCGGCATGGAATACCCGATGCTGTCGTTTAACGGGCGCCGTCCGGTGAAGGATGCGAAGACCGGCGAGATGACGTATTCGAAGGCCGCCAAGTATGGGCTGATCAGCGTGATCATCCACGAGGTGGGCCACAATTACTTCCCGATGATCGTCAATTCGGACGAGCGCCAGTGGACCTGGATGGACGAGGGCATGAACAGCTTCCTGCAGTTCCTGGCCGAGCAGGCCTGGGAAGAAAACTACCCGTCGCGCCGCGGCGAGGCGCGCGACATCGTCTCCTACATGCGCAGCACCAACCAGGCGCCGATCATGACGAATGCCGAATCGACGCTCCAGCGCGGCAACAACGCCTACGCCAAGCCGGCCACCGCGTTCAACATCCTGCGCGAGACCATCCTCGGCCGCGAGCTGTTCGACTTCGCCTTCAACGAATACGCCGAACGCTGGAAGTTCAAGCGCCCCACCCCGGCCGACTTCTTCCGCACGATGGAAGACGCGTCCGGCACGGACCTCGACTGGTTCTGGCGCGGCTGGTTCTACACTACCGACGCGGTCGACATCAGCGTCGAGGGCATCACCGAGTACACCGTCAGCAGCCAGGACCCGGAGGTCGAGAAGGCCCTGCGACGCGAGCGCGCCAACGGCGAACCGGTGTCGGTCATGGACCAGCGCAACAAGGGGATGGCGCGCCGCATCGACGCCCATCCCGAGCTGAAGGACTTCTACAACGAACACGACGAGTTCACGGTCACCAACAAGGATCGCAACAAGTACCAGGAAACCATGGCCGGCCTGGAGGATTGGGAAAAGGCCCTGCTCAAGGAAGGCAAGCACCTGACTCTGGTCGACTTCGCCAACAAGGGCGGCCTGGTGATGCCGCTGATCGTCGAGATCGAACTCAAGAGCGGCAAGAAGATCGTCGAGCGCATTCCGGCCGAGGTGTGGCGCTATTCGCCGAAGCAGATCACCAAGCTGTTCGTCACCGACGAACCGGTCGTGGGCCTGACCCAGGATCCGTTCTGGGAAACCGCCGACATCGACACCAGCAACAACAGCTGGCCGCGCAAGACCGCGCCATCGCGCCTGGAGCTGTTCAAGACCGAGCGTGACCCGAACAACCTGATGCGCGACATGCAGACGCCGCTCAAGGGCGCCCCGGCGCCGAAGGCAGCGCAATGA